A window of Nicotiana tabacum cultivar K326 chromosome 24, ASM71507v2, whole genome shotgun sequence contains these coding sequences:
- the LOC107792976 gene encoding uncharacterized protein LOC107792976 isoform X1, whose product MAARFARSIGALSSSVALRSAAGIETFSHGAFKSRCSSYSSSSESEYPKPTKKITDRLSGVIDSVNDQGQFENLPGKGKPLDLNTNPHADPAEDTLYRILSRNKCAPEWVELNKEIRSNVVDWRSALKKAWTHKDSVGDSKWIEASESLKLQMRDINNKVFRYNLIVPFGREMFGLKWEKEIDRLKEESAGS is encoded by the exons ATGGCAGCTCGTTTCGCGAGATCGATCGGAGCTTTatcgtcctcagtcgctcttagATCGGCCGCCGGAATTGAAACCTTCAGTCATGGCGCGTTTAAGTCACGATGTTCATCTTATTCTTCCTCTTCTGAGAGTGAATATCCTAAGCCTACTAAGAAAATCACCGATCGTCTCTCCGGTGTTATCGACTCCGTCAACGACC AAGGGCAATTTGAGAACTTGCCAGGGAAGGGGAAACCCTTGGACCTCAATACTAATCCTCATGCTGATCCAGCTGAAGATACCTTGTATAGGATTCTCTCCAGAAATAAATGTGCACCTGAGTGGGTTGAATTGAACAAAGAAATAAGAAGTAATGTAGTTGATTGGAGATCAGCACTTAAAAAGGCATGGACACATAAAGACTCTGTCGGTGATTCTAAATGGATCGAGGCATCCGAGTCTCTAAAGCTGCAGATGCGTGACATCAATAACAAG GTTTTCCGATACAACCTTATTGTCCCCTTTGGCCGCGAAATGTTTGGACTCAAGTGGGAGAAGGAAATTGACAGACTGAAAGAGGAAAGTGCAGGGAGCTGA
- the LOC107792976 gene encoding uncharacterized protein LOC107792976 isoform X2, which produces MAARFARSIGALSSSVALRSAAGIETFSHGAFKSRCSSYSSSSESEYPKPTKKITDRLSGVIDSVNDRQFENLPGKGKPLDLNTNPHADPAEDTLYRILSRNKCAPEWVELNKEIRSNVVDWRSALKKAWTHKDSVGDSKWIEASESLKLQMRDINNKVFRYNLIVPFGREMFGLKWEKEIDRLKEESAGS; this is translated from the exons ATGGCAGCTCGTTTCGCGAGATCGATCGGAGCTTTatcgtcctcagtcgctcttagATCGGCCGCCGGAATTGAAACCTTCAGTCATGGCGCGTTTAAGTCACGATGTTCATCTTATTCTTCCTCTTCTGAGAGTGAATATCCTAAGCCTACTAAGAAAATCACCGATCGTCTCTCCGGTGTTATCGACTCCGTCAACGACC GGCAATTTGAGAACTTGCCAGGGAAGGGGAAACCCTTGGACCTCAATACTAATCCTCATGCTGATCCAGCTGAAGATACCTTGTATAGGATTCTCTCCAGAAATAAATGTGCACCTGAGTGGGTTGAATTGAACAAAGAAATAAGAAGTAATGTAGTTGATTGGAGATCAGCACTTAAAAAGGCATGGACACATAAAGACTCTGTCGGTGATTCTAAATGGATCGAGGCATCCGAGTCTCTAAAGCTGCAGATGCGTGACATCAATAACAAG GTTTTCCGATACAACCTTATTGTCCCCTTTGGCCGCGAAATGTTTGGACTCAAGTGGGAGAAGGAAATTGACAGACTGAAAGAGGAAAGTGCAGGGAGCTGA
- the LOC107792976 gene encoding uncharacterized protein LOC107792976 isoform X3 produces the protein MEEGQFENLPGKGKPLDLNTNPHADPAEDTLYRILSRNKCAPEWVELNKEIRSNVVDWRSALKKAWTHKDSVGDSKWIEASESLKLQMRDINNKVFRYNLIVPFGREMFGLKWEKEIDRLKEESAGS, from the exons ATGGAAGAAGGGCAATTTGAGAACTTGCCAGGGAAGGGGAAACCCTTGGACCTCAATACTAATCCTCATGCTGATCCAGCTGAAGATACCTTGTATAGGATTCTCTCCAGAAATAAATGTGCACCTGAGTGGGTTGAATTGAACAAAGAAATAAGAAGTAATGTAGTTGATTGGAGATCAGCACTTAAAAAGGCATGGACACATAAAGACTCTGTCGGTGATTCTAAATGGATCGAGGCATCCGAGTCTCTAAAGCTGCAGATGCGTGACATCAATAACAAG GTTTTCCGATACAACCTTATTGTCCCCTTTGGCCGCGAAATGTTTGGACTCAAGTGGGAGAAGGAAATTGACAGACTGAAAGAGGAAAGTGCAGGGAGCTGA